One genomic window of Paramormyrops kingsleyae isolate MSU_618 chromosome 20, PKINGS_0.4, whole genome shotgun sequence includes the following:
- the egr2b gene encoding early growth response protein 2b codes for MTAKTLEKTPVTLSGFVHPLSESIYSVDDITTSLAASVIFPNADLNGPYDHVSGASGDGLISGDMSTEKRSLDLSYTSSFSQPSAARNQPFTYMGKFSIDSQYPGNWNPESVINIGILGMTQPSSASSSPASSVSPNHFSSTLSCTMAQNPPDMDSIYSPPPPYSGCPEVYQDPSAFLSTTTCPISYPPPSYSSPKPTTDSGLFPIIPDYAGFFQPPCQRDMPTIPDRKPFSCPLESFRVPPPLTPLNTIRNFTLGGPASEGPRLPTAYSPQNLPLRPILRPRKYPNRPSKTPVHERPYPCPAEGCDRRFSRSDELTRHIRIHTGHKPFQCRICMRNFSRSDHLTTHIRTHTGEKPFACDFCGRKFARSDERKRHTKIHLRQKERKSSSVPSANTNSDRSVAISTSAGGVCSSGSAQLPSCPSRGV; via the exons ATGACAGCAAAAACTCTCGAGAAAACCCCTGTAACGCTAAGTGGTTTTGTGCATCCTCTCTCCGAGAGCATCTATTCAGTGGACGATATCACCACATCACTGGCAGCCTCTGTAATTTTTCCAAATGCTGATTTAAATGGGCCTTACGATCATGTTAGTGGAGCTTCAGGAG ATGGTTTAATCAGTGGGGACATGAGCACAGAGAAACGATCCCTCGATTTGTCTTACACCAGCAGCTTCTCGCAGCCCTCAGCTGCTCGCAACCAGCCATTCACCTACATGGGAAAGTTCTCAATTGATTCCCAGTATCCAGGTAACTGGAATCCAGAGAGCGTCATTAACATTGGGATCCTTGGCATGACCCAACCCTCCTCGGCGTCCTCTTCACCAGCTTCTTCTGTCTCACCAAACCACTTCTCCAGCACCTTGAGTTGCACCATGGCGCAAAACCCTCCCGACATGGACTCCATCTACTCTCCCCCTCCACCTTATTCTGGCTGCCCGGAGGTCTACCAGGATCCGTCTGCTTTTCTGTCAACCACCACTTGCCCCATCTCATACCCTCCGCCGTCCTACTCGTCGCCGAAGCCAACCACGGACAGCGGTCTATTTCCTATTATCCCCGACTATGCCGGTTTTTTCCAACCCCCTTGCCAACGGGACATGCCTACCATCCCGGACAGAAAACCTTTTTCATGCCCACTGGAGTCCTTTAGGGTACCACCGCCCTTGACTCCTCTGAACACTATTAGGAATTTTACATTAGGCGGACCAGCTTCAGAAGGACCAAGACTACCTACAGCTTACAGCCCCCAAAATTTGCCTCTAAGACCAATACTCCGACCGAGGAAATACCCCAACAGACCAAGCAAGACCCCAGTTCATGAACGACCGTATCCCTGCCCAGCAGAAGGTTGTGACAGGCGATTCTCTAGGTCTGACGAGCTCACGAGGCACATCCGAATCCATACGGGACACAAACCTTTCCAGTGCCGGATCTGCATGAGAAACTTCAGCCGCAGCGACCACCTCACCACTCACATCCGCACTCACACCGGCGAGAAACCCTTTGCCTGTGACTTCTGTGGCAGAAAATTCGCCAGGAGCGACGAGCGGAAGAGGCACACCAAAATTCACCTAAggcaaaaagaaagaaagtctTCATCAGTACCCTCAGCAAACACGAACTCCGATCGCTCCGTTGCTATTAGTACATCCGCTGGTGGGGTTTGCAGCTCGGGCTCTGCCCAGTTGCCTTCATGTCCATCCCGGGGAGTTTAG